A region from the Sander vitreus isolate 19-12246 chromosome 1, sanVit1, whole genome shotgun sequence genome encodes:
- the LOC144519952 gene encoding growth arrest-specific protein 1 gives MKCWCSALALLPWVLVALDAQLICWQALLRCHEEPECDLAYNQYLAACEGNIRGTRRQCPSHCINALIRLNHTRSGPDLETCDCAQDLECLSAKRAIEPCLPRRHPSDAGGIGCMEARQRCEEDSNCHTSLTAYLSYCGQLFNGRKCSSKCKATIQQMLFIPNGMLLNRCVCDGVERPFCEVVKENMSKLCAIGDHIVISDQPDVDDIYEDEDYDPRNDREEAYSDNSSASQRLPSCMTLQFLLLARILY, from the coding sequence ATGAAATGTTGGTGCAGCGCCCTGGCACTTCTCCCATGGGTGCTGGTGGCCTTAGATGCACAGCTAATCTGCTGGCAGGCGCTCCTTCGGTGCCACGAGGAGCCCGAGTGCGATCTTGCGTACAATCAATACTTAGCAGCTTGTGAAGGTAACATCAGAGGAACGAGGAGGCAGTGTCCGAGCCACTGCATCAACGCGCTGATACGACTGAATCACACCCGCAGCGGGCCAGACCTGGAGACCTGCGACTGCGCCCAGGACCTGGAGTGCCTCAGCGCCAAGCGAGCCATAGAGCCGTGCCTCCCCCGCAGACACCCGAGCGATGCCGGGGGGATAGGGTGCATGGAGGCCCGGCAACGCTGCGAGGAAGACAGCAACTGCCACACCTCCCTCACGGCCTACTTGTCATACTGCGGGCAGCTGTTCAATGGCAGGAAGTGCTCCTCCAAGTGTAAAGCCACCATTCAGCAGATGCTGTTCATCCCAAATGGCATGCTGCTGAACCGCTGTGTTTGCGATGGGGTGGAGAGGCCTTTCTGTGAAGTGGTTAAGGAGAACATGAGCAAACTTTGCGCCATAGGAGACCACATTGTTATTTCAGACCAGCCTGATGTGGATGACATCTACGAGGATGAAGACTATGACCCTAGAAATGACAGAGAGGAGGCGTATTCTGATAATTCCTCTGCTTCCCAGAGGTTGCCCAGCTGCATGACGCTCCAGTTTCTTCTTCTAGCACGGATATTGTACTGA
- the cplx3b gene encoding complexin-3b, with amino-acid sequence MAFMVKHMVGGQLKNLTGGLTEEKPEAEKSDAAAQGMTQEEFEQYQQQLEEEKQEREANFAQKKAERATIRSHFRDKYRLPKNELDETQIQQAGDDVVLPTELAKMIAEDNQEETHKQSVLGQLSNIQNVDIDQLKDKAQATLDDLKKQTENCSLM; translated from the exons ATGGCTTTCATGGTAAAACACATGGTAGGAGGACAGCTGAAGAACCTGACAGGCGGACTGACGGAGGAAAAACCCGAAGCAGAGAAATCAGATGCCGCTGCGCAGGGGATGACTCAAGAGGAATTTGAACAATATCAGCAACAGTTAGAGGAGGAAAA ACAAGAACGAGAAGCCAATTTTGCCCAGAAGAAAGCTGAGAGAGCCACCATTAGAAGTCATTTCCGGGACAAGTACAGACTACCAAAG AACGAATTAGATGAGACCCAGATTCAGCAGGCGGGGGACGATGTGGTGTTGCCCACAGAGCTGGCCAAGATGATCGCTGAGGACAACCAGGAGGAAACGCACAAGCAGTCGGTGTTGGGCCAGCTGTCCAACATCCAGAACGTGGACATCGACCAGCTGAAAGACAAAGCCCAGGCCACACTGGACGACCTCAAAAAGCAGACAGAGAATTGCAGTCTCATGTGA